One Melanotaenia boesemani isolate fMelBoe1 chromosome 8, fMelBoe1.pri, whole genome shotgun sequence DNA segment encodes these proteins:
- the zgc:66427 gene encoding E3 ubiquitin-protein ligase ZNRF1 encodes MGTKASRLQEDPVPSPFGKDGTRRDSYRRTRCPRPTSLVVDFSVSFEDTEANRSRSEEGSDSDLGQHAASAEGSPSDHHSIPSSISQASPADDNNSEGKPEEDGSVSPEASVDVEHQPGEETGRTPHRTFSERLPGNRHSSARSVGARSARVRGTHQRPVSEAWIGLYRVNNRHGNIRCPFCSKPFPGGRIEDHLLSCLTSPPLPYNTDVLSKDSGECSICLEDLVQGETIARLACLCVYHKSCIDSWSKVKPCCPEHPFD; translated from the exons ATGGGAACGAAAGCAAGTCGCCTACAGGAAGACCCGGTTCCTTCTCCTTTCGGGAAAGATGGCACAAGGCGGGATTCCTATCGGCGAACCCGCTGTCCCAGGCCCACCAGTCTCGTTGTCGACTTCTCCGTTAGTTTCGAGGACACGGAGGCCAACCGGAGCCGATCTGAAGAGGGCAGCGACTCGGACTTAGGGCAGCATGCAGCAAGCGCGGAGGGTAGCCCATCTGACCACCACAGCATCCCCTCTAGCATTAGCCAAGCTTCGCCTGCAGACGATAATAACAGCGAGGGGAAACCCGAGGAAGACGGCAGTGTTAGCCCAGAGGCTTCTGTCGATGTGGAACACCAGCCCGGAGAGGAGACAGGCCGCACACCCCACCGCACTTTTTCTGAGCGACTCCCCGGGAATCGCCACTCTTCTGCCCGCAGCGTTGGCGCAAGATCAGCCCGGGTCCGTGGCACCCACCAGCGCCCGGTGTCAGAAGCTTGGATTGGCCTTTACCGTGTTAACAACCGACATGGCA ATATTCGCTGTCCTTTCTGCTCAAAGCCTTTCCCAGGGGGCCGGATTGAGGATCACCTGTTGAGCTGCCTCACATCTCCTCCCCTACCTTACAACA CGGATGTGCTAAGTAAAGACAGTGGAGAGTGTTCTATCTGTTTGGAGGATCTGGTGCAGGGTGAGACCATCGCCAGGCTGGCTTGCCTGTGCGTCTACCATAAGAG